ATTTTAATGTCTCAATATTTGGAACTCTTCCGATTGCAACCAAAATTTTATCAAACTGATCTTTTCTTATTTGATTATTTTCTTGCAAAGTAACTTCCACTAGCTCAGAATTTAAATCATTAACTTGCTCGACTTTTGTATTAAAATGAAACTTAATACCTTGTTTTTGCATTAATTTTAAAACAAATTGAGCATCTTCGTGATCTTCGCTTGGCATAAAATCGTTAGTTGGAATGATAACATGAACTTCAGAACCAAAATTATTAAAATATGAAGCAAATTCTAAACCAATAAAACCACCACCTACTATTAGTAATTTTTTAGGTAATGTTTTTAATTCTAAAATTTGATTGCTATAATGAATGTTTTGTCCTTGATAATTTTCAAGTAAATCTCATTTTCTTGGGGTTGAACCGGTATTTATCACGATTTTATTAGCTTTAATTAACTCTTCTTGACCGTTTGATTTCACAACCTTTACAACTTGATCGCTAACAAATTCAGCTTGTCCTAAAAAAACAGAAACATCTTCAAGATTTGCAAGAGCTTGGTAATTTTTTTGATTTAATTTTTCAACAAAAGTTCTTTTATAATTCATTGCATTTTGGAAATAAAAGTTATTTGTTTCAAAATCTCTTTTCATTCCTAAATCTTCCATTTGTTTAAGTAATTTACCGCTATGTACTAATGATTTAGTTGGCAGACAACCAACATTAATACAAGTTCCTCCGTACATTAATGGATCAATTTCAACGATTGCAACTTTCAGTTTATCAGTTGCTGCTCTAGCTGCAATAGTTTTACCGGCTTTCCCTCATCCAATAATTAATAAATCAAATTGTTTCATTTAGACTCCTTTATTTTTATTTATGATTAAAAATTGTTCAATTTCACTTAAATTAATTGTCGCTAGCTCTTCTTTGAGTTTGTTATTCAGTTTGCTAAAAAGTAAGCTAAAAAAGCTCATCATACCACTAGAAATAACACAAGTTTGGTTTAAATCGCCAATTTCTCAATTAGTTTCTAAAAGATTAAAATTTAATGCTTCCAAAATCTCTGCCAAGGTGATATTGCTAGGATTTAGTGCGAGATTATATCCGCCCATTTTACCTTTAATGCTAACTAAAATTTTCTTTTTTAAAAGTAGCGACATAACTTTTCTAACTCGAACAGGATTTACGCAAAGATTTAAAGCAAGCTCACTGCTATTTAAGAATTTCTTTTTATGAGCAATTAATGTTAATCCGTGAATTGCGATCATAAAATCACTAAGTGAATTATTTGTATTAGTAATCTTTTTCATTACAATTAATTATAATTATTTTTAAAAATAGAAAAAACAAAAAAGCAACTTTTTTAAACTAGGACAGAAAAAATTAACAATTTATTAAATTGGATAACCCCGTACTATATTCGTATGGGGTTTTTCAATTCAGACATGATTGAATTCTAAATTTGTTGTATCAATTAACATAATTAGATATTACTTTTTCTAGTTCACTCAAAGTCATAGCTTTGATATTTAAATCTCTAATTAATTCAGTTTTTAAATTTGAAAATCAATATTCCACAACTCTATTATCTAAACTATTTCCTACTTTTGAAAGTGAAATTATTCCACCTTTATTTTCAATAAAACGAGAAAAATCATCAGATGTATAAGTTGAGCAATGATCTGAATGTAGTATAAAACTTTTTTCAAAATCAACATTTTCAAATGTTTTGTAAATTAATTTTGAATCATTAAATTTGGAAAGAGAAAAACTAATTATTTCTTTAGTTTTATGTTTAATCACTACTGAAAGATAAACATTATTGTTTATCGCATCTTTTGTCGCTGGGAGATATGTTACATCAGTAGCATATATATTTCTGTTATATACATCGTTATAATCTCTATTCACAATGTTTTCTTTTATGACAGATGTGTTCTTTACTTCTTTTAATTTTTTTCTTTTTCTGATATTGCAAAATAAACCTAAGGCATTCATATATCTTCCTAGAGTTCTTTCGTTTATGTCTATTTTATAGTGCTTTAAGATAAAATATTTTAATTTTTGTCTACCATATTTAGATCTATTTTGTTTAAATGAATCAATAATCAAGTCTTGGTACTTTATTTTTCTGGATTTATTTTTAGGAGCAAAATTATTTCTTTTATGTTTGGATATTGTTTGTCTACAAAGATACAACAAAATAGCAAGTTTATACGAAGCCATATTAATATTTGATGCCTCTTGAACTTTCTCTGTTTTAAATTTATCTTTTGTAATTTCTCTATATCTTTTTGCAATTTCAATTAAATCTTCTCGTGTAAAAATGTCTCAATTTATATCTTGTTCTTTCACTTTTCTTGACCTACCGGTTCCAGGCTTTCTTGGTTTTTTATTCATATTAAAATTATAATGTTTTAATATTCTTCGTAATCTCGCTTTCACATATTTATCTTTTGCTTTTGCACCATATTTATACATCAGTTCAATCGCATCCTTTTTACCTAATTGAAAAAATGTATTATAAATTTCTTTTTCTTGTTCTTCTGTAAAATGTTTTCCCATTTTTTCTCCTTTAAAAATATAAAAAATTAACATTCGAAGGAATGTTAATTTTTATTGTCCTAGTTTATTTTTGTTGCTTTTTTAATCTAATTCAACTTTTCCTGTATAAAGGTTGTAATAATGTTCTTTTAATTCTAAAAGCTGTTTATGTGTACCTTGCTCGATGATTTTTCCTTGATCTAAAACAACGATTAAATCACAGTTTTTAATTGTGCTTAAACGGTGAGCAATAACAAAAGCAGTTTTACCAACTAAAAGTTGTGTTAATGCATTTTGAATTTTTCGTTCTGTTTCAGTATCAATTGTACTTGTAGCTTCATCCAAAATTAGAACTAATGGGTTTAAAATTGTGGTACGAGCAATTGAAAGAAGTTGTTTTTGTCCTTGAGAAAGATTTTCTCCAGCATTAACTAACTGAGTTTTATAACCTTCTTGCATAGCTTCGATAAATTCATTTGCATTAGCAAGTTGTGCAGCATTAATTAAGGCTTCATTTTCATATTCTTGTAAAGCATAAGTAATATTTTCCTCAATTGTTTTACTAAATAGCGAAGTATCTTGTAAAACAAGTCCATAAGCTCTTCTTAAATCATCTTTTTTAATATCTTTAATATTAATTTGATCAAAATAAATTGATCCTTCAGTAACTTCATAAAAACGATTTAGTAAGTTTGCGATAGTTGTTTTTCCTGCACCTGTTGCTCCAACTAAAGCTACTTTTTGACCTGGTTGAACATTTAAGCTAAAATCATCAATAATAAGCTTATCCTTAGTGTAACCGAATGACACATTTTCGAATTTAATATGTCCGACAGCAGGTTTATAAATAAAGTCCATACCTTCTGGGATTTTTCATCAATATTTATTTGTTAATTCTTGTGCAATTTGAGACGGAACTTCTTCAAGAGTGATTAATCGAATTTTTCCATAATCAACCTCTGGTTCAAAGTCAAGTACTTCAAAAACTCTTCTTGCTCCTGCTAATCCACTATTTAGAGCATTAAGTTGTTGTGCAACAGTTCCAATTGGTTGTGAAAAACTTCTTGCATATAATAAGAATGAAATTAAAACTCCAACATTGATATTAATTGCGTTCATAAAACTTTGATTATTTGAAGTTAAAATCATTCCGCCAATAAATGCCATAACTATAAAATTGATAGTTCCCATATTAGACATAATTGGCATAATTAAATTTGTAACAACTTTTGATTTAAAATCATTTTTAAATAATTCGTCATTTTTCTTTTTAAAATCAGCAATTGCTTCTTGTTGATGATTAAATACTTTTACAACTTTAATTCCATCAATCATTTCGTTGATATAACCATTTAATTTTCCAAGTGATGCTTGACGATAGTTGAAATATTTACCGGAACTTTTAATCCTGCGTTTCCAAGTTGTAATGAAGAAAAAAACGAATACACCTACAAATAAGGCGTATTCGTTTTTTGTACTTTTAAATTACAATGATAGACCATCCACTGCATATTGAAAATCACTATATATTTTGTTTAATTCCTTATGTTCTGGGTCTAAATTATTCTTGATTTCACTTACAACTTTACCATTCACAGTCTTTGTTGTGATTGTTATAAGTTTCAATGCATCTATAAACATATTCATTGTGAGTTTTTGGATCTCTCCATTATCTTTATAAAATTTCTTTAATTTATAAATGCAATATTTCAAAACAATTAGAGATAAAAAGCATAAAAATACATGAGATTGAATATGCTCGTCTTTATAAACGTACATCGGCCTAACTTCGATTGCTGATTTTAAGGTTCTGAAACCTTCTTCCACTTTTCATTGTCCCTTATATATTTCATTCGCTTCTTTTGAATCTATGTTTGTTATGTTGGTTTCAATCATATAAAAGCCATCTTCATTAGCTACTTTTTTAATTTTTTCGATATTTAATCTTCCGACTGTTTTACCATCTACATCCATATACTTTTTCTTATATTCAGGAACCAAAGCACTTAATGGCAATTCACCGTTAATAGACTTTTTCTCCAATTTATTAATAAGATTTTGTCTTTTTATTTTGTCTAAAGTTTGTTTTGAAGGGCTAAAATAGACAAATTGTTTTCTAAAAGTATCGCTATATCTTTTTTTATTTTTGTTTTTAGCTCAAACAGATTGGACGAATCTAGATTTAGTAAAATAATCATTTTCTTGAACAAACCCTTGATCATTTACTATAAATGCTTTATCTTCTTTTCCAAGAATATCAATACGTTTCTGTACTATATATTTATATCCTTTTTGTTCTAAATATCTTAAATTTGCATTTTGACTAATACCTTTATCAGCAACTATTATTGTGTCTTTTGTTTTGTAAATTCTTTGCATTTCAATTAAAAATTTCACAAGAGTTTTAGAATCTCCAGTATTTCCTTCGAAGACTTTATAGTGAAAAGGAATACCATTATTATCAACTGCCATAGCCACAACAATTTGATCTTCATCATGCTTTCCATCTTTAGAAAAACCTCTTTGTCTCAAACCATCTCTTGAAAAACTTTGAAAATAAACAGTTGTATTATCAAAATGCATTAATTTTGTGTTTCTAGTTGTCAATTCTTGCATTTTGTTATAAATATTGACTAAAATTGTATTTTTATATTCTAAAAAAGTATCAAAATAGTTATAAATTGAAGATTTTTTTACATCTATCTTATGTAAAAAATCATTTTTGTTTTTGTATTGACAAATATAACTTCTTGGTTGAATTATTCTTGTTGCAACAATAAATTCTAATACTTCTTCTAAAGATTTGTGTTTAGTTTTAGGTAATCCTTTAAATAAATCTAGTTCTTTAATTACTTTATAAATAAGTTCAATACCAACGTTTTTTACATTTGTTTCGACAGATGTTGGGTTAAGTAATTGGAAAAATTTGGTTTTAACTTCAATTTTATCTTCTCCAACAGGAACCAATCTAGCAATTGGTTTTAAATCATCGATGTTTTGCAGAGAATATTTTTCTTTAATTTCTTCTCAATAACCTAATCCAACTAAATTCCCAATCCCTTTACCGTATCCTTTTGATATTCCTAATGCAATGTAAATCCCTTTTGGGTTTTTTCTTTTATACAAAATGTAGTTGCTCATATTTATATTATACATTATTATCATTGTAATCATTGTAAAAAATTAAAATAATTAAAAATTGTACTTATATACTATGTATATAAGTAATAAGGTAAAAGGTATAAAAAAGAGCTTCCAACTTGGAAACTCAGGATTAAATACTTTTACAACTTTAATTCCATCAATCATTTCGTTGATATAACCATTTAATTTTCCAAGTGATGCTTGACGATAGTTGAAATATTTACCGGAACTTTTAATAAAATATCCTGATAAACCAAATATGATGAAAACTAATGGAAGCATAATGATTGTTAAAAATCAACTTAAAATGATCATGAAAGTTAATGAAAATAAAATACTAAAAATAGCATTCATGATTTGCGGAATACTTTGAGAAAGCAGTTCTCTAAGAGTATCAATATCATTTGTAAAACGAGAAATAACATCACCATTTTGACGTGCATCAAAGTAACCAATTGGTAAGCTTTGCATGTGCTCATAAAGATTATCACGCATTTTTTTGATTGTTTGATGCGTAATTCTAGTAATGATTTGACCAGATAAATAATTTGAAAAAATCGCTAATCCATAGAATAGACCAATTAGGGAAATTGCAAGAGTAAACCCTTTTCAATCAAAACTTGGATTTGGAGAATTAACTGCAATTTGTGTTAAAAATGGTACTAAGTATTTGTTAATCAAAATTGTTCCGAAGAAATAATTAGAATATGCAAAAACAAAATTGTAAAGAATAATTAAAAAGAAAATAATTGAATATTTAACTTTATTTTCTTTTCAAACGAATTTAAATAATCTTTTAAAAGATGTTTTATCTAAAGAATTTTTCTTTTTGAGAGTTTTAGTCATTTTGCTCCTTAGATTGCTCTTGATATAAATGTTTATAAAATTCATTTGTTTTTAAAAGATTTTTGTGAGTATCAAAGGCTTGAACTTGACCTGATTGCATTACGATAATTTTGTCTGCGTTTTGAATTGAACTAATTCTTTGAGCAATAATAATTTTAGTTGTGTTTTTAAATTTGTTGTTGAATGTATCACGAATTTTACGATCTGTTTGATTATCAACAGCACTTGTTGAATCATCCAAAATTAAAATTTTAGGTTTTTTAATTAAAGCTCTCGCAATACAAAGACGTTGTTTTTGTCCACCACTAAAATTAGCACCTTTTTCTTCGACCAAAGTATCTAAACCTTGTTTTGCGAAAATAAAATCATACGCACTAGCATCTTTTAATGCTTCTTCGATTTCAAGATCGGTTGCATCTTCTTTACCTCATTTTATGTTTTCACGAATTGTTCCGTTAAATAAAGTATTTTTTTGTAGAACAATTGCTACAGAATCTCTTAAAGTAAAAAGATCATAATCACGAACATCTTTATTATCAATTAAAATTTGACCATTTGTAACATCATATAATCTTGGGATTAAATTAACAAAACTAGATTTTCCACTTCCTGTTGAACCGATTAATCCGATTGTTTCTCCGGGGTTAATAGTTAAATTAATATTTTTAAGTGTGCGTTTTTTATTAGTATGGTATTTAAAATCAACATCTTTAAACTCAATTTTACCTTCATTAACTAAGTAAATTGGTTTATTTGGATTTTGAATATTTGAAACTGTTTTTAAAACTTCTGTAATTCTTTTTGCAGAAGCTTTTGAAATTGTTAAAGTAATTAAAACCATTGATGCAATCATTAATGACATTAAAACTTGGAACATGTAACTAATAAATGAAGTTAATATTCCAATTGAAATTTCACCTTGATTTTTTGTTTTAACAATCACATTAATACTAATTAACATGATGAAAAATAAAGAAATAAAGATTGTTCCGACCATAACGGGTGAATTAAGAGCAACAAGTTTTTCAGCTCTAATTGCTAATTTTTTAACTCTTTCACTTGTAGCTTTAAATTCTTGCAATTCTTGTTTCTCGGTAACAAAAGTTTTAATTGTTTTAATACCTGCAATATTTTCTTTAATTTTGTTATTGATTAAATCATTACCTAAAAGCATTTTATTAAAACGAGGAAATGCGATTATGATAATTGTCATCAAAATAATAGTTAATCCTATTAATATCACAACTAAAATTCAAGCTAATTTAGGACTTGTAATAAAGGCCATAATAATTGCACCAACCATTAAAAATGGGTTACGAATTAAAGCACGAATTACCATCATATATGAATTTTGAATATTAGTAATATCGTTTGTTAATCTTGAAATCAATGTTCCAGATGAAAATTGATCATAATTTTCAAATGAAAATCCTTGAATTTTTTGAAATAATCTTAATCTTAAATTTTTAGCTAGACCAGCAGATGCTTTTGATGCAAA
This sequence is a window from Mycoplasmopsis gallopavonis. Protein-coding genes within it:
- a CDS encoding ABC transporter permease, which translates into the protein MTKTLKKKNSLDKTSFKRLFKFVWKENKVKYSIIFFLIILYNFVFAYSNYFFGTILINKYLVPFLTQIAVNSPNPSFDWKGFTLAISLIGLFYGLAIFSNYLSGQIITRITHQTIKKMRDNLYEHMQSLPIGYFDARQNGDVISRFTNDIDTLRELLSQSIPQIMNAIFSILFSLTFMIILSWFLTIIMLPLVFIIFGLSGYFIKSSGKYFNYRQASLGKLNGYINEMIDGIKVVKVFNPEFPSWKLFFIPFTLLLIYIVYKYNF
- a CDS encoding ABC transporter ATP-binding protein encodes the protein MRNSQKLKDTTIFSQTRNYRIASLLSILFVIVEVICIIFIPRFTQDLLDKGIREGVSKQSSHYIWVYSGILFGLAMLSLLSGMASGYFASKASAGLAKNLRLRLFQKIQGFSFENYDQFSSGTLISRLTNDITNIQNSYMMVIRALIRNPFLMVGAIIMAFITSPKLAWILVVILIGLTIILMTIIIIAFPRFNKMLLGNDLINNKIKENIAGIKTIKTFVTEKQELQEFKATSERVKKLAIRAEKLVALNSPVMVGTIFISLFFIMLISINVIVKTKNQGEISIGILTSFISYMFQVLMSLMIASMVLITLTISKASAKRITEVLKTVSNIQNPNKPIYLVNEGKIEFKDVDFKYHTNKKRTLKNINLTINPGETIGLIGSTGSGKSSFVNLIPRLYDVTNGQILIDNKDVRDYDLFTLRDSVAIVLQKNTLFNGTIRENIKWGKEDATDLEIEEALKDASAYDFIFAKQGLDTLVEEKGANFSGGQKQRLCIARALIKKPKILILDDSTSAVDNQTDRKIRDTFNNKFKNTTKIIIAQRISSIQNADKIIVMQSGQVQAFDTHKNLLKTNEFYKHLYQEQSKEQND
- a CDS encoding ABC transporter ATP-binding protein → MFVGVFVFFFITTWKRRIKSSGKYFNYRQASLGKLNGYINEMIDGIKVVKVFNHQQEAIADFKKKNDELFKNDFKSKVVTNLIMPIMSNMGTINFIVMAFIGGMILTSNNQSFMNAININVGVLISFLLYARSFSQPIGTVAQQLNALNSGLAGARRVFEVLDFEPEVDYGKIRLITLEEVPSQIAQELTNKYWWKIPEGMDFIYKPAVGHIKFENVSFGYTKDKLIIDDFSLNVQPGQKVALVGATGAGKTTIANLLNRFYEVTEGSIYFDQINIKDIKKDDLRRAYGLVLQDTSLFSKTIEENITYALQEYENEALINAAQLANANEFIEAMQEGYKTQLVNAGENLSQGQKQLLSIARTTILNPLVLILDEATSTIDTETERKIQNALTQLLVGKTAFVIAHRLSTIKNCDLIVVLDQGKIIEQGTHKQLLELKEHYYNLYTGKVELD
- a CDS encoding IS3 family transposase, with protein sequence MLIFYIFKGEKMGKHFTEEQEKEIYNTFFQLGKKDAIELMYKYGAKAKDKYVKARLRRILKHYNFNMNKKPRKPGTGRSRKVKEQDINWDIFTREDLIEIAKRYREITKDKFKTEKVQEASNINMASYKLAILLYLCRQTISKHKRNNFAPKNKSRKIKYQDLIIDSFKQNRSKYGRQKLKYFILKHYKIDINERTLGRYMNALGLFCNIRKRKKLKEVKNTSVIKENIVNRDYNDVYNRNIYATDVTYLPATKDAINNNVYLSVVIKHKTKEIISFSLSKFNDSKLIYKTFENVDFEKSFILHSDHCSTYTSDDFSRFIENKGGIISLSKVGNSLDNRVVEYWFSNLKTELIRDLNIKAMTLSELEKVISNYVNWYNKFRIQSCLNWKTPYEYSTGLSNLINC
- a CDS encoding RrF2 family transcriptional regulator → MKKITNTNNSLSDFMIAIHGLTLIAHKKKFLNSSELALNLCVNPVRVRKVMSLLLKKKILVSIKGKMGGYNLALNPSNITLAEILEALNFNLLETNWEIGDLNQTCVISSGMMSFFSLLFSKLNNKLKEELATINLSEIEQFLIINKNKGV
- a CDS encoding IS1634 family transposase, with product MITMIIMYNINMSNYILYKRKNPKGIYIALGISKGYGKGIGNLVGLGYWEEIKEKYSLQNIDDLKPIARLVPVGEDKIEVKTKFFQLLNPTSVETNVKNVGIELIYKVIKELDLFKGLPKTKHKSLEEVLEFIVATRIIQPRSYICQYKNKNDFLHKIDVKKSSIYNYFDTFLEYKNTILVNIYNKMQELTTRNTKLMHFDNTTVYFQSFSRDGLRQRGFSKDGKHDEDQIVVAMAVDNNGIPFHYKVFEGNTGDSKTLVKFLIEMQRIYKTKDTIIVADKGISQNANLRYLEQKGYKYIVQKRIDILGKEDKAFIVNDQGFVQENDYFTKSRFVQSVWAKNKNKKRYSDTFRKQFVYFSPSKQTLDKIKRQNLINKLEKKSINGELPLSALVPEYKKKYMDVDGKTVGRLNIEKIKKVANEDGFYMIETNITNIDSKEANEIYKGQWKVEEGFRTLKSAIEVRPMYVYKDEHIQSHVFLCFLSLIVLKYCIYKLKKFYKDNGEIQKLTMNMFIDALKLITITTKTVNGKVVSEIKNNLDPEHKELNKIYSDFQYAVDGLSL
- a CDS encoding dihydrolipoyl dehydrogenase family protein; its protein translation is MKQFDLLIIGWGKAGKTIAARAATDKLKVAIVEIDPLMYGGTCINVGCLPTKSLVHSGKLLKQMEDLGMKRDFETNNFYFQNAMNYKRTFVEKLNQKNYQALANLEDVSVFLGQAEFVSDQVVKVVKSNGQEELIKANKIVINTGSTPRKWDLLENYQGQNIHYSNQILELKTLPKKLLIVGGGFIGLEFASYFNNFGSEVHVIIPTNDFMPSEDHEDAQFVLKLMQKQGIKFHFNTKVEQVNDLNSELVEVTLQENNQIRKDQFDKILVAIGRVPNIETLKLENTSIQVEKGAIKVNDYLETTVKNIFAVGDVKGGAFFTYISLDDYRIVYPQIINKQAQYNLSERKNIPTTTFLDPSYARSGLNEKQAKSLGINYQVKYALTNSIPKAHVIRETEGFTKILIDENDQIIGATIFHYEAHEMINLLTLAINKKLKYQELRDMIYTHPIYTESLNEILK